One window of the Mycobacterium xenopi genome contains the following:
- the dnaN gene encoding DNA polymerase III subunit beta, whose protein sequence is MDVATTKVGVSDLKFRLVRDDFAEAVAWVARNLPTRPTVPVLAGVLVTGSEDGLVISGFDYEVSAEVRVAAEIASPGTVLVSGRLLSDITRALPDRPVDFHVDGTRVSLTCGSARFLLPTMAVEDYPALPTLPEETGRLPADVFAEAISQVAVAAGRDDTLPMLTGIRVEISGETVVLAATDRFRLAVRELAWSAVSPDVEAAVLVPAKTLAEAAKAGLDGSEVRLSLGAGAEVGKEGLLGISGDGKRTTTRLLDAEFPKFRQLLPTEHTAVATTGVAELTEAIKRVALVAERGAQIRMEFGDGLLRLSAGADDVGRAEEDLSVEFVGDPLTIAFNPTYLTEGLGSLHSERVSFGFTTPSRPALLRPASDDEAQPHGSAPFPAVRSEYVYLLMPVRLPG, encoded by the coding sequence ATGGACGTGGCGACGACGAAGGTGGGCGTCAGCGACTTGAAGTTTCGATTGGTACGTGACGACTTCGCCGAGGCGGTGGCTTGGGTGGCCCGGAATCTCCCCACCAGGCCGACGGTGCCAGTGCTGGCGGGGGTGTTAGTGACCGGCTCCGAAGACGGGTTAGTGATTTCCGGTTTCGACTACGAGGTTTCCGCCGAAGTGCGTGTGGCTGCTGAAATAGCGTCTCCTGGAACTGTTTTGGTTTCTGGTCGGTTGTTGTCGGACATCACCCGCGCATTGCCAGACCGGCCAGTCGACTTTCACGTCGACGGTACGCGGGTGTCGCTGACATGCGGTAGCGCCAGGTTTTTGCTGCCGACGATGGCCGTGGAGGATTACCCGGCGTTGCCGACTTTGCCGGAGGAAACCGGAAGGCTGCCCGCTGACGTGTTCGCCGAGGCCATCAGTCAGGTCGCGGTGGCGGCGGGACGGGATGACACCTTGCCCATGCTGACAGGTATCCGGGTGGAGATCTCCGGGGAAACGGTCGTTTTGGCTGCCACGGACAGGTTCCGGTTGGCGGTGCGTGAGCTGGCCTGGTCGGCGGTGTCGCCTGATGTCGAGGCGGCGGTGTTGGTGCCGGCCAAGACGCTGGCCGAGGCGGCGAAGGCGGGCCTGGACGGCTCGGAGGTGCGGCTGTCGCTGGGTGCCGGGGCGGAGGTCGGCAAAGAGGGGCTGCTGGGTATCAGCGGCGACGGCAAGCGCACCACCACGCGTCTGCTTGACGCTGAGTTTCCGAAGTTTCGCCAACTGCTGCCAACCGAGCACACCGCGGTCGCCACGACCGGGGTGGCTGAGCTGACCGAAGCCATTAAGCGGGTTGCGCTGGTGGCCGAGCGCGGGGCCCAGATTCGGATGGAGTTCGGCGATGGGCTGCTGCGGCTGTCTGCCGGTGCCGACGATGTGGGTCGGGCCGAAGAGGATTTGTCGGTGGAGTTTGTCGGCGACCCCCTGACCATCGCGTTCAACCCGACATATCTGACGGAAGGGTTGGGGTCGTTGCATTCTGAGCGGGTGTCGTTCGGTTTCACCACCCCGAGTCGGCCCGCTTTGCTGCGTCCAGCGTCCGACGATGAGGCCCAGCCGCACGGTTCAGCCCCCTTCCCCGCTGTCCGCAGTGAATATGTCTATTTGCTGATGCCGGTCCGTTTGCCCGGGTAG
- the recF gene encoding DNA replication/repair protein RecF (All proteins in this family for which functions are known are DNA-binding proteins that assist the filamentation of RecA onto DNA for the initiation of recombination or recombinational repair.): protein MYVRHLGLRDFRSWAHTELELAPGRTVFVGPNGYGKTNLVEALWYSSTLASHRVASDAPLVRVGAPRAVISTIVVNDGRECAVDLEINVGRANKAKLNRSPVRGVREVVGVLQAVLFAPEDLALVRGEPMDRRRYLDDLAVLRRPSVAAVRGDYDKVLRQRAALLKTAIGTRPRDRALLDTLDVWDSRLAAHGAALMAARIQLVNELAPEVEKAYQLLAPGPRAASIGYRSSIALDGDKDADPEFLEAALLSALAQRRTAELERGVCLIGPHRDDLDVQLGDQPAKGFASHGESWSLALALRLAAYELLRGEGGEPVLLLDDVFAELDVARRQALAAVAASAEQVLVTAAVADDIPKDWDARQVAIGLRDDDVGRISVIRT, encoded by the coding sequence GTGTACGTCCGGCATTTGGGATTGCGCGATTTTCGGTCATGGGCGCACACGGAACTGGAGTTGGCGCCCGGCCGCACCGTATTCGTTGGCCCTAATGGGTACGGCAAAACCAACTTAGTTGAGGCGCTGTGGTATTCGTCGACGCTGGCATCGCACCGGGTAGCCAGCGACGCCCCGTTGGTGCGGGTTGGTGCGCCGCGGGCCGTGATTTCGACCATCGTGGTCAACGACGGGCGGGAATGCGCGGTTGATTTGGAGATCAACGTTGGGCGGGCCAACAAGGCGAAGTTGAACCGGTCACCGGTTCGTGGTGTGCGCGAGGTGGTCGGAGTGTTGCAGGCGGTGTTGTTCGCGCCGGAGGATTTGGCGTTGGTGCGCGGAGAGCCGATGGATCGGCGCCGCTACCTCGACGACTTGGCTGTGCTGCGGCGCCCGAGTGTCGCGGCGGTGCGGGGCGATTACGACAAAGTGCTGAGGCAGCGTGCCGCGTTGTTGAAAACTGCGATCGGGACTCGTCCCCGCGATCGGGCGTTACTGGACACCCTTGATGTGTGGGATAGTCGCTTGGCCGCACACGGCGCAGCGTTGATGGCCGCCCGCATCCAGCTGGTCAACGAACTGGCACCCGAAGTGGAGAAGGCCTATCAATTGCTGGCGCCCGGACCCAGGGCAGCCTCGATCGGTTATCGCTCCAGCATCGCTTTGGATGGCGATAAAGATGCCGATCCGGAGTTTTTGGAAGCGGCGTTGTTATCAGCGCTAGCCCAGCGGCGTACAGCTGAGCTCGAACGCGGTGTTTGTCTGATCGGCCCCCACCGCGATGATCTGGATGTGCAACTCGGAGATCAGCCAGCCAAAGGCTTTGCCAGCCACGGGGAATCGTGGTCGCTGGCGTTGGCGCTGCGGTTGGCGGCCTATGAGTTGTTGCGCGGGGAAGGCGGCGAACCGGTGTTATTGCTCGATGACGTGTTTGCCGAACTCGACGTGGCGCGGCGGCAGGCGCTGGCCGCCGTTGCGGCATCAGCGGAGCAGGTGCTGGTCACGGCCGCGGTCGCCGACGACATCCCCAAGGACTGGGACGCCCGGCAGGTTGCGATCGGCTTGCGCGACGACGACGTCGGACGGATCTCGGTGATACGGACATGA
- a CDS encoding DUF721 family protein, producing the protein MTDFVNDREPSAPADMDLVRRTLEEAREAARLRGRDIGRGRSATAPRRVAGAGNRRRWSGPGPDPRDPQPLGIAARELAKKRGWSARVAEGTVLGQWASVVGHQIADHATPTGLSDGVLKISAESTAWATQLRIMQAQLLAKIAAAVGDGVVTSLKISGPAAPSWRKGPLHIAGRGPRDTYG; encoded by the coding sequence ATGACCGACTTCGTCAACGACCGCGAGCCATCCGCACCCGCAGATATGGATTTGGTGCGGCGCACGCTTGAGGAAGCCCGCGAGGCCGCGCGGCTGCGCGGACGCGACATTGGCCGCGGGCGATCTGCGACGGCTCCGCGCCGGGTCGCCGGCGCCGGGAACCGGCGCCGGTGGTCAGGACCGGGACCGGATCCACGTGATCCGCAGCCGTTGGGCATCGCCGCGCGAGAGTTGGCGAAAAAGCGTGGATGGTCGGCGCGGGTGGCCGAAGGCACGGTGCTGGGCCAGTGGGCGTCGGTGGTCGGACACCAGATCGCCGATCACGCCACCCCCACAGGATTGAGCGACGGCGTGTTGAAGATATCCGCGGAGTCGACGGCTTGGGCCACGCAATTGCGGATAATGCAGGCGCAACTGTTGGCGAAAATTGCTGCCGCGGTCGGCGACGGCGTCGTGACGTCGCTGAAAATTTCCGGTCCGGCGGCGCCGTCGTGGCGCAAGGGCCCGCTGCACATTGCCGGCCGGGGCCCGCGCGACACCTACGGCTGA
- the gyrB gene encoding DNA topoisomerase (ATP-hydrolyzing) subunit B, which produces MAAQKKKAQEEYDAQSITILEGLEAVRKRPGMYIGSTGERGLHHLIWEVVDNAVDEAMAGYATRVDVVLLEDGGVEVRDDGRGIPVAMHASGIPTVDVVMTQLHAGGKFDSEAYAISGGLHGVGVSVVNALSTRLEVEICRDGYEWFQCYDHSVPGTLKQGAKTNKTGSTVRFWADPEVFETTEYDFETVARRLQEMAFLNKGLTITLTDERVTQDEIVDEVVSDVAEAPKSAEERAAESVAPHKVKHRTFHYPGGLVDFVKHINRTKNPIHSSIVDFSGKGPGCEVEIAMQWNAGYSESVHTFANTINTHEGGTHEEGFRAALTSVVNKYAKDRKLLKDKDPNLTGDDIREGLAAVISVKVAEPQFEGQTKTKLGNTEVKSFVQKVCNEQLTHWFESNPSDAKTVVNKAVSSAQARIAARKARELVRRKTATDIGGLPGKLADCRSTDPRKSELYVVEGDSAGGSAKSGRDSMFQAILPLRGKIINVEKARIDRVLKNTEVQSIITALGTGIHDEFDISKLRYHKIVLMADADVDGQHISTLLLTLLFRFMRPLIENGHVFLAQPPLYKLKWLRADPEYAYSDRERDGLLEAGLKAGKKINKDDGIQRYKGLGEMDAKELWETTMDPSVRVLRQVTLDDAAAADELFSILMGEDVDARRSFITRNAKDVRFLDV; this is translated from the coding sequence GTGGCTGCCCAGAAGAAGAAGGCACAAGAGGAATACGACGCCCAGTCCATCACCATTCTCGAGGGGTTGGAGGCTGTCCGTAAACGCCCGGGCATGTACATCGGCTCCACCGGCGAACGTGGCCTACATCACCTTATTTGGGAGGTCGTGGACAACGCGGTCGACGAAGCGATGGCCGGCTACGCCACCAGGGTCGATGTGGTGTTGCTTGAAGACGGCGGTGTCGAAGTCCGCGACGACGGCCGAGGCATCCCGGTCGCGATGCACGCGTCCGGGATACCCACAGTTGACGTGGTGATGACCCAGCTGCACGCCGGGGGCAAGTTCGATTCCGAGGCCTATGCGATATCGGGTGGCTTGCACGGGGTCGGTGTGTCGGTTGTCAATGCCCTGTCAACCCGCTTGGAGGTTGAAATCTGCCGCGACGGCTACGAGTGGTTCCAGTGCTACGACCACTCTGTGCCGGGCACCCTCAAGCAGGGAGCAAAGACCAACAAAACCGGGTCCACGGTGCGGTTTTGGGCCGACCCGGAGGTCTTCGAAACCACCGAATACGATTTCGAGACCGTCGCCCGGCGATTGCAGGAGATGGCCTTTCTCAACAAAGGGCTGACCATCACGCTGACCGACGAGCGGGTCACCCAAGACGAAATCGTCGACGAGGTAGTCAGCGATGTCGCCGAAGCGCCAAAGTCGGCGGAAGAGCGCGCCGCCGAATCGGTTGCGCCGCACAAAGTCAAGCATCGCACGTTCCACTACCCGGGCGGTCTGGTCGACTTCGTCAAGCACATCAACCGCACGAAGAACCCGATCCACTCCAGCATCGTCGACTTCTCCGGCAAGGGCCCCGGCTGCGAAGTCGAGATCGCCATGCAGTGGAATGCCGGCTATTCGGAGTCGGTGCATACCTTCGCCAACACGATCAACACCCACGAGGGCGGCACTCACGAGGAGGGTTTCCGTGCCGCGCTCACGTCCGTCGTCAACAAGTACGCGAAGGACCGAAAACTGCTGAAAGACAAGGACCCGAACCTCACCGGCGACGATATCCGGGAGGGGTTGGCCGCGGTCATCTCGGTCAAGGTTGCTGAACCGCAGTTCGAGGGCCAGACCAAGACGAAGCTCGGGAACACCGAAGTCAAGTCGTTCGTGCAGAAGGTATGCAACGAACAGCTCACCCATTGGTTCGAATCCAACCCATCTGACGCCAAGACCGTCGTCAACAAGGCGGTTTCCTCAGCGCAGGCGCGTATCGCCGCGCGAAAAGCCCGAGAGTTGGTGCGCCGCAAGACTGCAACAGACATCGGAGGACTGCCCGGCAAGCTGGCCGACTGCCGTTCCACCGATCCGCGAAAATCCGAACTGTATGTGGTGGAAGGTGATTCGGCTGGCGGCTCGGCCAAGAGTGGCCGCGACTCGATGTTTCAGGCGATCCTGCCGCTGCGCGGCAAGATCATCAACGTCGAGAAGGCCCGCATCGACCGGGTGCTCAAGAACACCGAGGTGCAGTCGATCATCACCGCGCTCGGCACCGGGATCCACGACGAGTTCGACATCTCCAAGCTTCGCTACCACAAGATCGTGTTGATGGCCGACGCCGATGTCGACGGTCAGCACATCTCCACCTTGCTGCTGACGCTGCTGTTCCGGTTCATGCGGCCGCTGATCGAAAACGGGCACGTGTTCTTGGCGCAACCGCCGCTGTACAAGCTCAAATGGCTGCGTGCCGACCCGGAATACGCCTACTCCGATCGGGAACGCGACGGCCTGCTGGAAGCCGGGCTGAAAGCCGGCAAGAAGATCAACAAGGACGACGGTATCCAGCGTTACAAGGGCTTGGGTGAGATGGACGCCAAGGAGTTGTGGGAGACCACGATGGATCCTTCGGTCCGGGTGCTACGCCAAGTCACCCTCGACGACGCCGCCGCAGCTGACGAACTCTTCTCGATCCTCATGGGCGAGGACGTCGACGCCCGGCGAAGCTTTATCACCCGCAACGCGAAGGATGTTCGCTTCCTTGACGTCTGA
- the gyrA gene encoding intein-containing DNA gyrase subunit A, with product MTDTTLPPGDGSLDRIEPVDIQQEMQRSYIDYAMSVIVGRALPEVRDGLKPVHRRVLYAMYDSGFRPDRSHAKSARSVAETMGNYHPHGDASIYDTLVRMAQPWSMRYPLVDGQGNFGSPGNDPPAAMRYCITGDALVALPEGESVRIADIVPGARPNSDNAIDLKVLDRHGNPVLADRLFHSGEHPVYTVRTVEGLRVTGTANHPLLCLVDVAGVPTLLWKLIDEIKPGDYAVIQRSAFSVDCAGFARGKPEFAPTTYTVGVPGLVRFLEAHHRDPDAQAIADELTDGRFYYAKVASVTDAGVQPVYSLRVDTADHAFITNGFVSHNTEARLTPLAMEMLREIDEETVDFIPNYDGRVQEPTVLPSRFPNLLANGSGGIAVGMATNIPPHNLRELAEAVFWCLDNFDADEEATLKAVTERVKGPDFPTAGLIVGTQGITEAYTTGRGSIRMRGVAEIEEIAKGRTALVITELPYQVNHDNFITSIAEQVRDGKLSGIANIEDQSSDRVGLRIVIELKRDAVAKVVLNNLYKHTQLQTSFGANMLAIVDGVPRTLRLDQLIRYYVDHQLDVIVRRTRYRLRKANERAHILRGLVKALDALDEVIALIRASETVDIARQGLIELLDVDEIQAQAILDMQLRRLAALERQRIIDDLAKIEAEIADLEDILAKPERQRRIVRDELAEIVDKHGDDRRTRIVAADGEVSDEDLIAREDVVVTITETGYAKRTKTDLYRSQKRGGKGVQGAGLKQDDIVAHFFVCSTHDWILFFTSQGRVYRAKAYELPEAARTARGQHVANLLAFQPEERIAQVIRIRSYTDAPYLVLATRNGLVKKSRLTEFDSNRSGGIVAINLRDGDELVGAVLCSADDDLLLVSANGQSIRFSANDEALRPMGRATSGVQGMRFNTDDRLLSLNVVREGTYLLVATSGGYAKRTAIEEYPVQGRGGKGVLTVQYDPRRGKLVGALIVDDDTEVYAITSGGGVIRTAARQVRKAGRQTKGVRLMNLGEGDTLVAIARNAEETDAAEEPDDHA from the coding sequence ATGACCGACACCACGCTGCCCCCGGGCGATGGTTCACTCGACCGGATCGAGCCGGTCGACATCCAGCAGGAGATGCAGCGCAGCTACATCGATTACGCGATGAGCGTGATCGTCGGCCGGGCGCTGCCCGAAGTGCGCGACGGCCTCAAACCGGTGCACCGCCGGGTGCTGTACGCCATGTACGACTCCGGATTCCGCCCGGATCGCAGCCACGCCAAGTCGGCGCGCTCGGTCGCCGAGACGATGGGCAACTATCACCCGCACGGCGATGCGTCGATCTACGACACGCTGGTGCGCATGGCCCAGCCGTGGTCGATGCGGTACCCGCTGGTCGACGGCCAGGGCAACTTCGGCTCCCCAGGCAACGACCCGCCGGCCGCGATGCGCTACTGCATCACGGGAGATGCGCTGGTTGCCCTACCCGAGGGCGAGTCGGTACGCATCGCCGACATCGTGCCGGGTGCGCGGCCCAACAGTGACAACGCCATCGACCTGAAAGTCCTTGACCGGCATGGCAATCCCGTGCTCGCCGACCGGCTGTTCCACTCCGGCGAGCATCCGGTGTACACGGTGCGTACGGTCGAAGGTCTGCGTGTGACGGGCACCGCGAACCACCCGTTGTTGTGTTTGGTCGACGTCGCCGGGGTGCCGACCCTGCTGTGGAAGCTGATCGACGAAATCAAGCCGGGCGATTACGCGGTGATTCAACGCAGCGCATTCAGCGTCGACTGTGCAGGTTTTGCCCGCGGAAAACCCGAATTTGCGCCCACAACCTACACAGTCGGCGTCCCTGGACTGGTGCGTTTCTTGGAAGCACACCACCGAGACCCGGACGCCCAAGCTATCGCCGACGAGCTGACCGACGGGCGGTTCTACTACGCGAAAGTCGCCAGTGTCACCGACGCCGGCGTGCAGCCGGTGTATAGCCTTCGTGTCGACACGGCAGACCACGCGTTTATCACCAACGGGTTCGTCAGCCACAACACCGAAGCGCGGCTCACGCCTTTGGCGATGGAGATGCTGCGTGAAATCGACGAGGAGACAGTCGATTTCATCCCGAACTACGACGGGCGGGTGCAAGAGCCGACGGTATTGCCCAGCCGGTTTCCTAACCTGCTGGCCAACGGCTCGGGCGGCATCGCGGTCGGGATGGCCACCAACATCCCGCCGCACAACCTGCGCGAACTCGCCGAGGCAGTGTTTTGGTGCCTGGACAACTTCGACGCCGACGAGGAAGCGACGCTCAAGGCGGTCACCGAGCGGGTCAAGGGCCCCGACTTTCCCACCGCCGGGCTGATCGTCGGCACCCAGGGCATCACCGAGGCGTACACCACCGGCCGGGGCTCGATCCGGATGCGCGGGGTGGCCGAAATCGAGGAGATCGCGAAGGGCCGAACCGCGCTGGTCATCACCGAATTGCCGTACCAGGTCAACCACGACAACTTCATCACCTCGATCGCCGAACAGGTCCGCGACGGCAAGCTGTCGGGAATCGCCAATATCGAAGACCAAAGCAGCGACCGGGTGGGCCTGCGCATCGTCATCGAGCTCAAACGCGACGCGGTGGCCAAGGTGGTGCTCAACAACCTCTACAAGCACACCCAGCTGCAGACCAGCTTCGGCGCCAACATGCTGGCCATTGTCGACGGGGTGCCCCGCACGCTACGGCTGGATCAGCTGATCCGCTACTACGTCGACCATCAGCTCGACGTGATCGTGCGGCGCACCCGATACCGGCTGCGCAAGGCCAACGAACGCGCCCACATCCTGCGCGGGCTGGTCAAGGCGCTCGACGCGCTCGACGAGGTGATCGCGCTGATCCGGGCATCCGAGACGGTCGACATCGCCCGGCAAGGCCTGATCGAGCTGCTCGACGTCGACGAAATCCAGGCCCAGGCCATCCTGGACATGCAGCTGCGCCGGCTGGCCGCCCTGGAGCGTCAGCGCATCATCGACGACCTGGCCAAGATCGAGGCCGAGATCGCCGACCTCGAGGACATCTTGGCCAAACCCGAGCGGCAACGCCGAATCGTGCGCGACGAGCTGGCCGAGATCGTCGACAAACACGGCGACGACCGTCGCACCCGCATCGTGGCCGCCGACGGGGAGGTCAGCGACGAGGACCTGATCGCGCGCGAGGACGTCGTCGTCACCATCACCGAAACCGGGTACGCCAAACGCACCAAGACCGACCTGTACCGCAGCCAGAAACGCGGCGGAAAAGGGGTTCAGGGGGCGGGCCTCAAGCAGGACGACATCGTCGCGCACTTTTTCGTGTGCTCCACCCACGACTGGATCCTGTTCTTCACCAGCCAGGGCCGGGTCTATCGGGCCAAGGCCTACGAGTTGCCGGAGGCCGCCCGCACGGCGCGCGGCCAGCATGTAGCCAACCTGCTGGCATTCCAGCCGGAGGAGCGCATCGCCCAGGTCATCCGGATCCGCAGCTACACCGACGCCCCGTATCTGGTGTTGGCCACGCGCAACGGTTTGGTGAAGAAGTCCAGGCTCACCGAGTTCGATTCCAACCGGTCGGGCGGGATTGTGGCGATCAACCTGCGCGACGGCGACGAACTTGTCGGCGCGGTGCTGTGTTCGGCCGACGACGACCTGCTGCTGGTGTCGGCCAATGGCCAGTCCATCCGGTTCTCGGCAAACGACGAAGCGTTGCGGCCGATGGGCCGAGCCACCTCCGGTGTGCAGGGGATGCGGTTCAACACCGACGACCGGTTGCTGTCGCTGAATGTGGTCCGGGAAGGCACCTATCTATTGGTCGCCACCTCGGGCGGCTACGCCAAGCGCACCGCGATCGAGGAATATCCGGTGCAAGGGCGGGGCGGCAAAGGGGTGCTGACCGTTCAGTACGACCCGCGGCGCGGCAAGTTGGTGGGGGCCCTGATCGTCGACGACGACACCGAGGTCTACGCGATCACCTCCGGTGGAGGGGTAATCCGCACCGCGGCCCGGCAGGTCCGCAAGGCCGGGCGGCAGACCAAGGGTGTGCGGTTGATGAACTTGGGCGAGGGCGACACACTGGTAGCCATTGCACGCAATGCCGAGGAAACCGACGCCGCCGAGGAACCAGACGATCACGCCTAG
- a CDS encoding DUF3566 domain-containing protein, producing the protein MTSPNEPGYPSPGDNPGERNGSPDRGGAHRPAPPGAGPGRVPDVSDGRQWPRRPERPRPPQRSTPATSPNAEPRSSGHSGEVGARLNRFITGTAAPAAFAAPRPEPARPEHSSAPVHDADPAPVHEDGRHGDAYLSELPDLSGPSPRPGQRKPASEHPTDASPSPGPGRPTGPEPRLHVARRPRGPVRASMQIRRIDPWSTLKVSLVLSVTLFFVWMIAVAFLYLVLGGMGVWSKLNSNVGDLLTNAGGGNTGELVSSGTIFGGAALIGLVNIVLLTAMATVGAFIYNLTTDLIGGIEVTLADRD; encoded by the coding sequence ATGACTTCACCGAACGAGCCGGGATACCCCAGTCCCGGCGACAACCCGGGCGAGCGCAACGGTTCTCCCGATCGGGGCGGCGCGCACCGGCCGGCGCCGCCGGGAGCTGGCCCCGGGCGCGTACCCGATGTCAGCGACGGGCGGCAGTGGCCGCGCCGGCCTGAGCGGCCTCGTCCACCACAACGCTCGACACCGGCAACCTCGCCGAATGCCGAACCACGTTCGAGCGGCCATTCCGGGGAAGTCGGGGCCCGGCTGAACCGGTTCATCACCGGCACCGCTGCGCCCGCGGCCTTCGCCGCGCCGCGGCCGGAGCCCGCCCGCCCGGAACACAGCAGCGCACCGGTCCACGACGCGGACCCGGCGCCGGTGCACGAGGACGGCCGGCATGGCGACGCGTACCTCAGCGAGTTGCCTGATCTTTCCGGACCGTCGCCGCGACCGGGCCAGCGCAAACCGGCATCCGAGCACCCAACCGACGCCTCGCCGTCGCCGGGTCCGGGCCGGCCGACGGGACCAGAACCACGGCTCCATGTGGCCCGCCGACCCCGCGGGCCGGTTCGGGCCAGCATGCAAATCCGCCGGATCGACCCGTGGAGCACGTTGAAGGTGTCGCTGGTGCTGTCCGTGACGCTGTTCTTTGTGTGGATGATCGCGGTGGCGTTCCTCTACCTGGTGTTGGGCGGCATGGGCGTGTGGAGCAAGCTGAACAGCAACGTCGGCGATTTGCTCACCAACGCTGGCGGCGGCAATACAGGTGAGTTGGTGTCCAGCGGCACGATCTTCGGGGGCGCGGCGCTGATCGGCCTGGTCAATATCGTCTTGCTGACAGCGATGGCCACCGTGGGTGCGTTCATCTATAACCTGACGACGGATCTGATCGGCGGTATTGAAGTGACGCTGGCTGACCGGGATTAA
- the cwsA gene encoding cell wall synthesis protein CwsA yields the protein MKFKADTRLTPRQRLTRGLTYTAVGPVDVTRGVVGLGLHTAQAGAANLRRRHREGRLARDLAAAQESIGRELAAAQQVVSGLPTAVQQARRSQRRSRRPWLIAGIAAAAGLAVGAVAFSVIRRRSSRSEPSPRPPSVDVQPQP from the coding sequence ATGAAGTTCAAGGCGGATACTCGGCTGACGCCGCGACAGCGGCTGACTCGCGGTCTGACATACACGGCGGTGGGGCCGGTGGATGTCACCCGCGGTGTCGTGGGACTGGGTCTGCACACGGCTCAGGCGGGCGCGGCCAATCTCCGACGGCGTCACCGAGAGGGCCGGCTCGCCCGCGACCTGGCCGCCGCCCAAGAGTCCATCGGCCGCGAACTGGCCGCCGCCCAACAGGTCGTGTCCGGGCTGCCGACGGCCGTGCAGCAGGCACGCCGATCTCAGCGCCGCAGCAGGCGCCCCTGGCTTATCGCGGGAATCGCCGCGGCGGCGGGGCTGGCCGTGGGGGCGGTGGCGTTCTCGGTGATTCGCCGCCGCTCGTCGCGCTCGGAGCCGTCGCCTCGTCCGCCGAGCGTCGATGTGCAACCCCAGCCGTGA
- a CDS encoding peptidylprolyl isomerase, with amino-acid sequence MADCDAVTTSPIQTATATLHTNRGDIKIALFGNHAPKTVANFVGLAQGTKEYSSQNASGGTSGPFYDGAVFHRVIKGFMIQGGDPTGTGRGGPGYKFADEFHPELQFDRPYLLAMANAGPGTNGSQFFITVAKTPHLNRRHTIFGEVIDPESQKVVDAIASTPTDGNDRPTEPAVIESVTIS; translated from the coding sequence ATGGCAGACTGTGATGCCGTGACTACCAGCCCCATTCAGACCGCAACCGCCACACTGCACACCAACCGTGGGGACATCAAGATCGCCCTGTTCGGTAACCATGCGCCCAAGACCGTTGCCAACTTCGTGGGCTTGGCACAAGGCACCAAGGAGTACTCGAGCCAGAACGCATCGGGCGGCACCTCCGGTCCTTTCTACGACGGTGCGGTTTTTCACCGAGTGATCAAGGGCTTCATGATCCAGGGCGGTGACCCAACCGGAACCGGTCGAGGCGGGCCAGGCTATAAGTTCGCCGACGAGTTCCACCCCGAGCTGCAGTTCGACCGGCCCTACCTGTTGGCGATGGCCAACGCCGGCCCGGGCACCAACGGGTCGCAGTTCTTTATCACCGTCGCGAAGACCCCGCACCTAAACCGGCGGCACACCATCTTCGGCGAGGTGATCGATCCGGAGTCGCAAAAGGTCGTCGACGCGATCGCCAGCACACCCACCGACGGGAACGACCGGCCGACCGAGCCGGCCGTGATCGAATCGGTCACGATTTCATGA
- a CDS encoding PH domain-containing protein yields the protein MQQTQWAPRTAAIAGCGVAGIVMAIGCVTLVTDLPGRIFTGIATAGLILFASVSWRARPKLAITPDGLVVRGWLRTQLLRRPQVKIIRIVEFRRIGRKLRLLEIETVDDQWRIFSRWDLGTDPLEVLDALTAAGYAGPQVSEPGS from the coding sequence GTGCAGCAAACGCAATGGGCACCACGAACAGCTGCCATCGCAGGTTGCGGCGTTGCTGGCATCGTGATGGCTATCGGGTGTGTGACGCTTGTCACAGACCTTCCCGGCAGGATTTTCACAGGTATTGCCACCGCCGGTCTGATCTTGTTTGCAAGCGTTTCGTGGCGCGCGCGCCCCAAGCTGGCAATCACGCCCGACGGGCTCGTCGTCCGCGGTTGGTTGCGAACGCAGCTATTGCGGCGGCCCCAGGTCAAGATCATTCGGATCGTGGAGTTCCGTCGCATCGGGCGCAAACTCCGGCTGCTCGAGATCGAGACCGTCGATGACCAGTGGCGGATCTTCTCTCGCTGGGACCTGGGTACTGACCCGCTGGAGGTGCTCGACGCGTTGACCGCGGCCGGCTATGCGGGCCCGCAAGTCAGCGAACCGGGGTCATGA